The Xenopus tropicalis strain Nigerian chromosome 7, UCB_Xtro_10.0, whole genome shotgun sequence genome includes a region encoding these proteins:
- the LOC105945465 gene encoding uncharacterized protein LOC105945465, with translation MLRAVQHTKNHHRLKKCGFIIRLMWEHEWHEMLEKDERLKEFIHKMQFPIPLDPRDALYGGRTNAIKLYHKVEDGENINYYDFTSLYPFVNKTKTYPVGHPKIIYENFGYIKKYFGLAKVKVYPPRDLFFPVLPMKLNKKLMFPLCYTCALNCQAELCTHSDEQRSLTGTWTTMELEVAIEKGYRIAQIYEIWHFDNSSNDLFTQYINLHLRDKQEASGYPNWCTDAAKKKQYIAAFYEKEGIQLRADKIAVNPTKRQISKLFLNSLWGKFGQRSNLPHTSIVTDPDELFKLAFLPYYELSEVNFINDETAAVNWKYSKERYTINKNTNIFIACFTTAYARLELYKLLDRLQERCLYHDTDSVIFVSKEGDWNPPLGDYLGELTSEVPNNTHITEFVSAGPKTYGYRLNTGKTTLKVKGITLNVANTQVINFDSLKDLVLDYPHNTDVKTQKTIGTEQSGIVRNKKRWQIETRTLRKTQKCVYTKRQLSNDFTTLPFGY, from the coding sequence ATGTTGAGAGCCGTGCAACACACAAAAAACCATCACAGACTGAAAAAATGTGGCTTTATAATTCGTTTGATGTGGGAGCATGAATGGCATGAAATGCTTGAAAAGGATGAACGGCTTAAAGAATTTATCCATAAAATGCAGTTTCCAATACCCCTGGATCCCCGTGATGCGCTTTATGGCGGTAGAACAAACGCTATCAAACTGTATCACAAAGTAGAGGATGGTGAAAACATAAATTATTATGATTTCACTAGCCTTtacccctttgttaataaaaccaAGACCTATCCAGTTGGGCACCCAAAAATAATTTACGAAAATTTTGGTTACATCAAAAAATACTTTGGTCTTGCTAAGGTCAAAGTATACCCACCAAGGGATTTGTTTTTTCCAGTCTTACCTATGAAACTGAACAAAAAACTCATGTTCCCTCTCTGTTACACATGTGCTTTGAATTGTCAGGCAGAACTATGCACACACTCTGATGAGCAGCGCTCTCTGACTGGTACGTGGACGACTATGGAACTAGAGGTAGCTATAGAAAAGGGTTACAGAATAGCACAAATCTATGAGATCTGGCATTTTGACAATTCCAGCAATGACTTGTTTACACAATACATTAATCTACACCTCAGGGACAAACAAGAAGCATCAGGTTATCCAAACTGGTGTACTGATGCGGCCAAGAAAAAACAATACATTGCCGCATTTTATGAAAAAGAGGGCATACAGTTACGTGCTGATAAGATAGCCGTAAACCCTACAAAACGTCAAATTTCCAAATTATTTCTCAATTCATTGTGGGGCAAGTTTGGCCAGAGGTCTAACCTACCACACACCAGCATTGTCACAGACCCCGATGAACTTTTTAAGTTAGCATTTCTGCCTTACTATGAACTTTCTGAGGTTAATTTTATAAATGATGAGACAGCTGCTGTAAATTGGAAATACAGTAAGGAACGGTACACAATCAATAAAAACACCAACATCTTTATAGCCTGTTTTACTACAGCATATGCCAGACTAGAATTATACAAACTTCTAGACAGGCTACAAGAAAGGTGCCTCTATCATGACACAGACTCTGTTATTTTTGTGAGTAAAGAAGGTGACTGGAATCCACCACTGGGTGATTATCTGGGTGAACTGACCAGTGAGGTGCCAAATAACACACATATCACAGAATTTGTATCTGCAGGGCCCAAGACATATGGTTACAGGCTTAACACTGGTAAAACAACCTTGAAAGTGAAAGGCATAACGCTCAATGTTGCTAACACCCAGGTTATTAATTTTGACAGCCTGAAAGATCTGGTTCTGGATTACCCACACAATACAGATGTTAAGACGCAAAAGACAATAGGAACAGAACAATCTGGTATTGTCAGAAACAAGAAACGTTGGCAGATAGAGACCAGGACACTACGGAAAACACAaaagtgtgtttatacaaagagacAGCTGTCAAACGATTTTACAACATTACCTTTTGGCTACTAA
- the LOC116412354 gene encoding uncharacterized protein F54H12.2-like produces MAFVHDSSDECAKSELDIFQIPPTQTSIEKSLYVESQPIAELADNAPLEFFISGSGEYYYDLNNTLLYILCKIVKQDNTVIGDGARVGFINYPIASLFNQVDITLGDRLISQSDNLYTYRAYIETLLNYSPQTLSSQFTAGLFYKDTAGHHHDRTPNGENTGFNKRARFTAGSKTVEIIGPIYGDVFNSPRLILNGLDLKIKLSRNKDAFCLMTADAEHYKVQILQAALYVKRVQVSPAVRIGHSQALLTTNAKYAIDRVSLKVYSIPAGTRITNHENLFLGQIPKIVILGFVDNEAFSGSYQRNPLCFHHYNISHAALYVDGQQVPGGRGFQPTFQNDAAIREYMALVHLSGKQKSDNGISVDREEFMNGFTLFGFDLSPDQEPGAHFSLVKTGNLRAEIRFAEPTPNTINMIVYSVNANIIEINNRREILYDYN; encoded by the coding sequence ATGGCTTTTGTACACGACAGTTCTGATGAATGTGCTAAATCTGAACTGGACATCTTTCAAATACCTCCTACACAGACAAGTATTGAAAAATCCCTATATGTAGAGTCTCAGCCCATAGCGGAACTTGCAGACAATGCGCCGCTGGAATTTTTTATATCAGGGAGTGGTGAATATTATTATGACCTAAATAACACACTCTTGTACATACTTTGTAAAATTGTTAAACAAGATAACACAGTTATAGGGGATGGGGCTCGTGTGGGCTTTATCAATTACCCTATAGCCAGTCTCTTTAACCAAGTGGATATAACTTTGGGTGATCGACTCATTTCACAATCTGATAATCTATATACTTACAGAGCTTACATTGAAACCCTCCTGAACTATAGCCCACAAACTCTATCTTCACAATTCACGGCCGGCTTATTTTATAAAGACACAGCCGGCCATCATCATGATAGGACGCCTAATGGGGAAAATACAGGATTCAACAAAAGGGCCCGGTTTACAGCCGGCTCAAAAACTGTAGAAATTATAGGGCCCATTTATGGTGATGTTTTTAATTCACCGCGCCTGATTCTGAATGGACTTGATCTCAAAATTAAACTATCCAGAAATAAAGACGCTTTTTGTCTGATGACTGCTGATGCTGAACACTATAAAGTGCAAATATTACAAGCGGCCCTCTATGTTAAAAGAGTGCAGGTCTCTCCAGCAGTCAGAATAGGCCACAGCCAAGCGCTGTTGACAACAAACGCAAAGTATGCCATTGATCGAGTTTCTCTGAAAGTATACAGTATACCTGCAGGCACAAGGATCACAAACCACGAAAATCTCTTTCTGGGGCAAATTCCTAAAATTGTAATATTAGGATTTGTGGATAATGAGGCTTTCAGTGGAAGCTACCAGAGGAATCCATTATGTTTCCATCATTATAATATAAGTCACGCGGCTTTATATGTTGACGGACAACAGGTACCTGGTGGGAGAGGATTTCAGCCTACCTTCCAAAATGACGCAGCAATTCGTGAATACATGGCCCTTGTACACCTTTCTGGCAAGCAAAAATCAGATAATGGGATTTCAGTGGATCGTGAAGAGTTTATGAATGGTTTTACTTTATTTGGATTTGATTTATCACCAGATCAAGAACCCGGAGCACATTTCTCTCTAGTAAAGACGGGCAATCTAAGAGCTGAAATAAGATTTGCAGAACCTACACCAAACACCATTAATATGATTGTATATTCTGTAAATGCAAACATTATTGAGATCAATAATAGAAGAGAAATATTGTATGActacaattaa